Proteins from one Arthrobacter sp. DNA4 genomic window:
- the gcvH gene encoding glycine cleavage system protein GcvH: MSNIPEDLSYTAEHEWVTAPNTDGVVRVGITDFAQDALGDVVYAQMPEVGTKITANEVVGEVESTKSVSDIYAPVSGEVVARNDSLDSDSALINTDPYGDGWLIEIKLAEPDAVESLLSASEYEQQVG; encoded by the coding sequence ATGAGCAACATTCCCGAAGACCTGTCCTACACCGCCGAACACGAGTGGGTCACCGCCCCGAATACCGACGGCGTGGTCCGCGTGGGAATCACGGATTTTGCCCAGGACGCGCTCGGAGACGTCGTCTACGCCCAGATGCCCGAGGTCGGCACGAAGATTACGGCAAACGAAGTGGTGGGTGAGGTCGAGTCCACCAAGAGCGTGAGCGACATTTACGCACCGGTTTCCGGCGAAGTGGTGGCCCGCAACGACTCCCTGGACAGCGATTCGGCCCTGATCAACACCGATCCCTACGGCGACGGCTGGCTCATCGAGATCAAACTGGCCGAACCTGACGCCGTTGAGTCTTTGCTCAGTGCATCGGAGTACGAACAACAGGTAGGCTAA
- a CDS encoding FHA domain-containing protein, whose protein sequence is MAGHRHNPADGEYGTGAARSSETTSIHLTPVTDEPIIAPKLSSEERNSVEALPAGSALLVAHSGPNAGARFLLDSDVTTAGRHPDADIFLDDVTVSRRHVEFRRTARSFEVVDKNSLNGTYVNHDRVDSVELKSGSEVQIGKFRLTFYLSPATAAGRS, encoded by the coding sequence ATGGCTGGCCACAGACACAACCCTGCCGATGGGGAATACGGCACGGGTGCGGCTAGGTCGTCGGAGACCACCTCGATCCATCTCACCCCCGTCACTGACGAACCCATCATCGCCCCCAAGCTGTCCTCGGAAGAGCGCAACTCGGTCGAGGCCTTGCCTGCCGGCTCGGCGCTGCTCGTTGCCCACAGCGGCCCGAACGCCGGTGCCCGGTTCCTGCTGGATTCGGATGTGACCACCGCGGGGCGCCACCCGGACGCCGACATCTTCCTGGACGACGTCACGGTATCGCGGCGCCACGTGGAGTTCCGGCGCACCGCCCGCAGCTTCGAAGTGGTGGACAAGAACAGCCTCAATGGCACGTACGTCAACCATGACCGCGTGGACAGCGTGGAGCTGAAGTCCGGCAGCGAAGTCCAGATCGGCAAGTTCCGCCTCACCTTCTACCTGAGCCCTGCCACGGCTGCAGGCCGCAGCTGA
- a CDS encoding MerR family transcriptional regulator, which translates to MAQPERRGPQVLNIGEVLAQLSADFPGMTASKIRFLEEKGLINPRRTPAGYRQYSDGDVERLRFVLALQRDQYLPLKVIKDYLDAIDRGERPENLPPGVVVSPRIVSDELAAELQNRGRKLSEEQLRTESGASVPLLQSLLSFGLISHSNGQFDEHALQVARACVQLESHGLEPRHLRPFQAAAEREFGLVERAVAPLASRKDSASQARAAEAAREISDLCLTLHRALVQDHISRMDI; encoded by the coding sequence ATGGCACAACCGGAACGCCGGGGCCCCCAGGTCCTGAACATTGGTGAAGTCCTCGCCCAGCTGAGCGCCGACTTCCCGGGCATGACCGCGTCGAAGATCCGCTTCCTGGAGGAAAAGGGACTGATCAACCCGCGGCGCACCCCTGCCGGCTACCGGCAGTATTCCGACGGCGACGTGGAGCGGCTGCGGTTCGTGCTGGCCCTGCAGCGGGACCAGTACTTGCCCCTGAAAGTGATCAAGGACTACCTTGACGCCATCGACAGGGGAGAGCGGCCGGAAAACCTGCCGCCCGGCGTCGTGGTTTCCCCCCGCATCGTCTCCGATGAACTGGCTGCCGAGCTGCAGAACCGTGGCCGCAAGCTGAGCGAGGAGCAGCTCCGTACCGAGTCCGGCGCCAGCGTACCCCTGCTGCAGTCCCTGCTGAGCTTCGGCCTCATCAGCCACAGCAACGGCCAGTTCGACGAGCACGCCCTCCAGGTGGCCCGCGCCTGCGTCCAGCTGGAAAGCCACGGCCTGGAACCACGCCACCTGAGGCCCTTCCAGGCAGCAGCCGAACGGGAATTCGGCCTGGTGGAACGCGCTGTCGCGCCCCTTGCCTCACGCAAGGACTCGGCATCCCAGGCACGCGCGGCAGAGGCGGCCCGCGAGATCAGCGATCTTTGCCTCACCCTGCACCGGGCCCTGGTGCAGGACCACATCTCACGCATGGACATCTGA
- a CDS encoding bifunctional nuclease family protein, with product MIEVEIVGVRIELPSNQPLVLLKEMHGERHVPIWIGTPEASAIALAQQGVVPPRPMTHDLLVDVVESLGHSVVSVNIVAVEDNIFYGQLQFENGTTVSSRASDALAVALRAKCRIWCADSVMDEAGVRITEHDEGEDAEPGPTVDEERELRRFREFLDDVEPEDFDG from the coding sequence ATGATCGAAGTCGAGATTGTAGGCGTTCGCATCGAACTGCCTTCCAACCAGCCGCTGGTCCTGCTCAAAGAGATGCACGGCGAACGCCACGTCCCCATCTGGATCGGCACCCCGGAAGCCAGCGCCATCGCCCTGGCCCAGCAGGGCGTGGTCCCGCCCCGGCCCATGACCCACGATCTCCTGGTGGACGTGGTGGAGTCGCTGGGCCACTCCGTGGTCAGCGTCAACATTGTTGCCGTGGAGGACAACATCTTCTACGGGCAGCTGCAGTTCGAGAACGGCACCACCGTGAGCTCCCGCGCCTCGGACGCGCTTGCGGTCGCGCTGCGCGCCAAGTGCCGGATCTGGTGTGCCGATTCCGTGATGGACGAGGCAGGCGTCCGCATCACGGAGCACGACGAGGGAGAAGACGCCGAGCCGGGACCCACCGTGGACGAGGAGCGCGAACTGCGGCGCTTCCGTGAATTCCTGGATGACGTGGAACCAGAGGACTTCGACGGCTAA
- a CDS encoding MerR family transcriptional regulator, which produces MSPKGEAGGLKQPTAGVAVPVSGAQGLLFTEDLPVLDEDAGYRGPTACKAAGITYRQLDYWARTGLVEPAVRGAAGSGSQRLYGFRDILVLKVVKRLLDTGVSLQQIRTAVEHLRERGVEDLAQITLMSDGASVYECTSADEVIDLVQGGQGVFGIAVGRVWREVEGSLASLPSEHAAEQSFPDDELSKRRAARKIS; this is translated from the coding sequence GTGAGTCCCAAAGGCGAAGCAGGCGGGCTTAAACAGCCCACGGCTGGTGTTGCTGTGCCCGTGAGCGGTGCCCAAGGCCTCCTGTTCACCGAAGACCTGCCGGTACTGGACGAGGACGCCGGCTACCGGGGCCCCACTGCCTGCAAGGCCGCAGGCATCACCTACCGCCAGCTCGATTACTGGGCCCGCACCGGCCTTGTTGAACCGGCCGTCCGCGGCGCGGCCGGCTCAGGCTCGCAGCGGCTCTACGGATTCCGCGACATCCTGGTCCTCAAGGTGGTCAAACGGCTCCTGGACACCGGAGTTTCCCTCCAGCAGATCCGCACCGCCGTGGAACACCTGCGGGAGCGCGGCGTTGAGGACCTGGCACAGATTACGCTCATGAGCGACGGCGCCAGCGTCTACGAGTGCACGTCCGCCGATGAGGTCATTGACCTGGTGCAGGGCGGCCAGGGCGTGTTCGGCATCGCAGTGGGACGCGTATGGCGCGAGGTCGAGGGCAGCCTCGCATCGCTGCCCAGCGAGCACGCCGCCGAACAGTCCTTTCCGGACGACGAACTGAGCAAGCGCCGGGCAGCGCGGAAGATCAGCTGA